One genomic region from Tachysurus vachellii isolate PV-2020 chromosome 22, HZAU_Pvac_v1, whole genome shotgun sequence encodes:
- the avil gene encoding advillin yields the protein MEKTFRAVTRTPGIIIWRIEKMELVVVPEKTYGNFFEGDCYLLLCTMKSGSSLTYNIHYWIGAESSQDEQGAAAVYAVQLDDFLGSSPIQYREVQCNESNIFCGYFKQGIIYKQGGVDSGMKHVVTNSSDVKRLLHVKGHRKVSAKEVELSWSSFNLGDVFLLDIGNSIIQWNGPSSNTQERLKAMMLAKDIRDRERGGRAEISVIDGDAENKCSSLMELLCSVIGQRPANLPEGTADDQADQEQMSQVTLYHVSDADGEMKVREVAGRPLVQDLLLHEDCYIVDHGGVRLYVWKGKKANKAEKQAAMSRAVEFIKQKGYPHSTNVEVVHDGAESALFKQLFQRWAVKEQTVGMGRTNNVGRIAKVTQEKFDASTLHVMPEVAAQQRMVDDGSGQVQVWRIENLELAEVDSSLHGYFYGGDCYLILYTYEVNGKKNYILYMWLGRHTSQDEMTACAFHAVTVDQQYGNQPVQVRVTMGKEPRHFMAMFKGRMVVFEGGTSRHSQTVEEPPVRFFQVSGTDSYNTKAIEVPAVAASLNSNDVFMLKSQTAVFLWYGKGSNGDERAMAKEMSSFLGKGLSEEIMAEGQEPIEFWQLLGGKTPYANDKRLQQDLSDHQPRLFECSNKIGKFIVTEVSQFTQEDLNETDVMLLDTWDQVFLWIGGQANDTEKKESVTTCQEYLRTHPGMRDPETPIVLIKQGFEPPTFTGWFLAWDPNKWSGGKTYNQLREELGMAAEAVNITPAGGLTNSASSDKSSGATADDANRVYKSFPLEDLRNKSAEELPEGVDPTQKERYLSDTDFVSAFQMSKDEFYALPQWKQLATKKKNGLF from the exons ACGATGAAATCTGGCAGTTCACTGACGTACAACATTCACTACTGGATCGGCGCCGAGTCGAGTCAGGATGAACAGGGTGCTGCTGCTGTTTATGCCGTTCAGCTCGATGACTTTCTGGGCTCGAGTCCCATCCAGTACCGTGAGGTCCAATGCAACGAGTCCAACATCTTCTGTGGATACTTTAAACAGGGCATAAT ttataaacAAGGTGGCGTGGATTCGGGGATGAAACACGTGGTGACGAACTCGAGTGACGTTAAGAGGCTGCTGCATGTGAAGGGACATAGGAAGGTCTCTGCCAAAGAG GTGGaactgagctggagcagcttTAATCTCGGAGACGTATTTCTGCTGGACATTGGGAACTCCATCATCCAGTGGAATGGACCGAGCAGCAACACACAGGAGCGGCTGAAG GCCATGATGTTGGCGAAGGACATCCGTGATCGAGAGCGTGGAGGACGAGCTGAGATCAGCGTGATCGACGGTGACGCAGAGAACAAATGTTCCTCCTTAATGGAACTTTTGTGTAGCGTGATCGGACAACGGCCCGCGAATCTCCCCGAAGGAACCGCAGATGATCAAGCGGATCAGGAACAAATGTCTCAGGTCACGTTGTACCA tgtgtcagatGCTGATGGGGAGATGAAGGTGAGAGAAGTTGCCGGCAGGCCTCTGGTGCAGGATTTACTACTTCATGAG gaCTGTTATATTGTGGATCATGGCGGTGTGAGGCTGTACGTGTGGAAAgggaaaaaagcaaataaagctGAGAAACAGGCAGCAATGTCCCGTGCTGTG gagTTTATAAAACAGAAGGGTTATCCTCACAGCACTAACGTGGAGGTGGTTCATGATGGAGCTGAATCAGCTTTGTTTAAACAACTGTTCCAGCGCTGGGCTGTTAAAGAGCAGACAGTAGGGATGGGACGCACAAACAATGTGGGAAGAATcg CCAAAGTGACACAGGAGAAGTTTGATGCCTCAACACTACATGTGATGCCTGAAGTCGCAGCACAGCAGAGGATGGTGGATGATGGAAGTGGACAAGTGCAG GTGTGGAGGATTGAGAATCTGGAGCTAGCTGAAGTGGACTCTAGTCTTCACGGTTATTTCTATGGAGGCGACTGTTATCTCATCTTATACACGTATGAAGTTAACGGCAAGAAGAACTACATCCTGTACATGTGGCTG GGGCGTCACACGTCTCAGGATGAGATGACAGCGTGTGCGTTCCATGCAGTGACGGTTGATCAGCAGTACGGTAATCAACCTGTTCAGGTGCGAGTGACCATGGGCAAAGAGCCACGACACTTCATGGCCATGTTTAAGGGCAGGATGGTGGTGTTTGAG GGAGGAACCTCAAGACATTCACAGACAGTTGAGGAGCCGCCGGTGCGTTTCTTTCAGGTCTCTGGAACAGATTCGTACAACACCAAAGCAATCGAGGTTCCAGCTGTCGCTGCTTCACTCAACTCTAATGATGTGTTTATGCTGAAAAGTCAGACTGCAGTGTTCCTGTGGTACGGCAAG GGCTCGAATGGAGATGAACGAGCGATGGCCAAAGAGATGAGCTCTTTTCTTGGGAAAGGGCTTTCAGAGGAAATCATGGCTGAGGGACAGGAACCCATTGAATTCTGGCAGCTTCTGGGAGGAAAAACTCCGTACGCAAATGACAAAAG GCTACAGCAGGATTTGTCTGATCACCAGCCGCGTCTGTTCGAGTGTTCGAATAAAATAGGAAAGTTCATCGTCACTGAAGTGTCTCAGTTCACGCAGGAGGACCTGAATGAGACCGACGTCATGCTGCTGGACACCTGGGACCAG GTGTTCCTGTGGATCGGGGGGCAGGCCAACGACACGGAGAAGAAGGAATCCGTCACAACGTGTCAGGAATATTTGCGCACGCATCCTGGAATGCGAGACCCCGAGACACCCATCGTTCTCATTAAACAGGGATTTGAACCCCCGACCTTCACCGGCTGGTTCCTGGCCTGGGACCCAAACAAGTGGAGC GGTGGCAAAACTTACAATCAGCTGAGGGAGGAACTGGGCATGGCTGCAGAAGCGGTTAACATCACCCCTGCAGGAGGACTCACTAAT agtgctAGCAGTGATAAGAGCAGCGGCGCCACTGCAGACGATGCTAATCGGGTGTATAAGTCTTTTCCTCTAGAGGATCTCAGAAACAAATCAGCTGAGGAGCTTCCAGAGGGAGTCGATCCCACCCAGAAagag AGATATCTGTCAGATACGGATTTTGTCTCGGCATTCCAGATGTCTAAAGATGAGTTTTACGCTTTGCCGCAGTGGAAACAGCTGGCCACTAAGAAGAAAAACGGATTATTTTGA
- the LOC132838244 gene encoding ly6/PLAUR domain-containing protein 1-like: MRALCVFTCLSVCVFTSVCPLQMQCYQCEETQLNDDCSSATFIRNCTANIQDACQKEVMENTHGVFYRKACASYTTCLIASAGYQRFCSPGHVGSVCISCCNTPLCNGPRPPHTHSTAYTHAYTHSHHLLSILTLSAMATTTLTP; the protein is encoded by the exons ATGCGAGCGTTGTGTGTCTTCACCTGTCTGAGTGTCTGCGTCTTCACTTCAG tttgtcCTTTACAGATGCAGTGTTATCAGTGTGAGGAGACGCAGCTGAATGACGACTGTTCCTCAGCGACCTTCATCAGGAACTGTACAGCGAACATTCAGGACGCATGTCAGAAGGAGGTGATGGAGAACACACACG GTGTGTTCTACCGGAAGGCCTGTGCGTCCTACACCACGTGTCTCATCGCCTCAGCAGGGTATCAGCGCTTCTGTTCTCCAGGTCATGTTGGTTCTGTGTGCATCAGCTGCTGTAACACCCCGTTGTGTAACGGGCCAcgtcctccacacacacactccacagcatacacacacgcctACACACACAGCCATCACCTGCTCTCCATCCTCACGCTGTCTGCCATGGCAACGACAACCCTCACACCCTGA
- the tegt gene encoding probable Bax inhibitor 1 — protein MNVFDRNINFDALWKFSQISRSTQQHLKNVYASLSLCMLVAAAGAYVHVVTRLFQGGLLSVLGSLAMMMWLSMTPHSPETEKKRLAILSAFAFLTGVGLGPAMDYVISINPSIIITAFLGTSVIFVCFTLSALYAQRRSYLFLGGTLMSGLSILLLVSVLNMFIGSMALFKAHMYIALVIMCGFVLFDTQLIIEKAEMGDKDYIWHCVDLFLDFVTIFRKLMVLLAMNEKDKKKEKK, from the exons ATGAATGTGTTCGACCGCAACATCAACTTCGATGCCCTTTGGAAGTTTTCccagat TTCCCGCTCCACCCAGCAGCACCTGAAGAATGTGTACGCCAGTTTGTCCTTGTGCATGCTTGTGGCAGCAGCCGGAGCGTACGTCCACGTCGTCACACGCCTCTTTCAG ggtggGCTACTGTCTGTGTTGGGTTCACTGGCGATGATGATGTGGCTCTCTATGACTCCTCACAGCCCCgagacagagaagaagagacTTGCTATTCTGTCTGCGTTCGCCTTCCTCACAG GTGTGGGACTCGGACCTGCCATGGATTATGTCATTAGCATCAACCCGAG catcatcaTTACAGCGTTTCTAGGCACCTCGGTCATTTTCGTCTGCTTCACTCTGAGTGCTCTTTACGCTCAGCGCAGGAGTTACCTGTTCCTGGGAG GTACTCTGATGTCTGGCCTGTCCATCCTGCTCCTGGTTTCTGTCCTTAACATGTTCATCGGCTCCATGGCGCTCTTTAAG GCTCacatgtacatcgctctggtcATCATGTGTGGATTTGTGCTGTTCGACACTCAGCTGATCATCGAGAAAGCAGAGATGGGAGATAAAGACTACATCTG GCATTGTGTGGATCTGTTCCTGGACTTTGTGACCATCTTCAGAAAGCTCATGGTCCTGCTGGCTATGAATGAGAAG gataaaaagaaagagaagaaataa
- the LOC132838421 gene encoding octapeptide-repeat protein T2-like: ERERKRGREREGERERERETERQRGRERERERERERERQRDRERGRERERERERETERGGERERERERERERERERDRERGRERERERERERETERGGERGREREREREGKRGRERERERDREGEREGERERERERERQRDREREREREREREREREGERERERERERERERERERERERERQRERQREREREREIERERERQRDRERQRERDRETERDRERERERETESERERERDRDRETERETERETERERQRERDRERERDREREREIERERQRERERQRERERERETERERDRERERHRERQRERERQRERETERERDRERETESERERDRDRETERERDRERERERERDRERERERERER, encoded by the exons gagagagagagaaagagagggagagagagagagggagagagagagagagagagagagacagagagacagagagggagagagagggagagagagagggagagagagagagagagacagagagacagagagagggggagagagagggagagagagagagagagagagacagagagagggggagagagagagagagagagagagagagagagggagagagagagagagagagacagagagagggggagagagagggagagagagcgagagagagagagagagacagagagagggggagagagagggagagagagagagagagagagagagggaaagagagggagagagagagagagagagagagacagagagggggagagagagggagagagagagagagagagagagagagagagacagagagacagagagagagagagggagagagagagagagagggaaagagagagagagggagagagagagagaga gagagagagagagagagagagagagagagagagagagagagagagagagagagagagacagagagagagacagagagagagagagagagagagagagatagagagagagagagagagacagagagacagagagagacagagagagagagacagagagacagagagagacagagagagagagagagagagagagacagagagtgagagagagagagagagagacagagacagagagacagagagagagacagagagagagacagagagagagagacagagagagagagacagagagagagagagagacagagagagagagagagagatagagagagagagacagagagagagagagagacagagagagagagaaagagagagagagacagagagagagagagacagagagagagagagacatagagagagacagagagagagagagagacagagagagagagagacagagagagagagagacagagagagagagacagagagtgagagagagagagacagagacagagagacagagagagagagagacagagagagagagagagagagagagagagacagagagagagagagagagagagagagagagaga